In the Myxococcota bacterium genome, GACAACACCTTCTTCGGCGCCTTCCCCTTCTCGATCGCCGGGACGATCGCAGCCGACGGCACGCTCACGACCTCGGTGTACCAAGCCATCTCGAGCAGTGACGTCAACGGCACGCCCCAGGTGAACAGCTTGCTCGTGACTCTGCATGTGACACCCACGGGTCTGGCTCCGGAGCCCATGAGCATGGTGCTGATCGGCGTGGCCCTCGCGGGCGTCGCCGCCGTGCGCCGCCGCTCCGCCTGATCGCTCGACTCACTTTCCGCATCAAGCGAACCCTCTCGTAACCCCTTTGTGGAGAACCTACAGATGACCCTTGCCCGAAAATCGATCAGCTGGGTGATCGCGGCCGGCCTGATGGTCGGCTTGGCCTCACCCGCCTTTGCCTTGAATCCCTCGACGACCAGTGACGCAGGCACCGATCGCGACGGTCTGCGCACCGGTGGCTGCACCGGCTGCTTCGACGCGCAGATGCAGGCCGCGATCGCGAGCTTCGCCAGCATCAACCGCGTGTTCCGCATCTGTCAGAAGGGCGCGGCGCTGACCGGCGACAACTGCGACGGCAGCGGCAACGGCGTCCTGGCTCAGTTCATCGAGCTCCAGGGCGTGCTGCGCAACTCGAGCACCGACCCGCTCGGGCTCGGCGTTCCGGGCGGATCGCCGAACGACCCCAACCAGCTCGTGACTTACCGCATCTCCGGCAACGGCTCCGGCAACGGTCTGGCGTGCGCGTCCGGCTCGGGCCCGACCGGGATCGGCTTCATCGCGCCCGAAGGCTTCGACGGCATTCCGAACACCGCCGACGACGCCGGAGGCAATGGCGTGAACACCTTCGGACAGCCCGGCCCCGGCACCAACAACGGCCTCCCGGGAGCGACCGGCGACCCCAACGACACCGCGCCGGCGATGACCGCGTGTGACACGAAGCTCCGCAAGTCGGACGGCGCCGCGAACGGCTACGCGTTCACGTTCCCCGGGAGCGTCGCCGAGCCCGACACGGCCTATCCCGCGCGACTGACTCAGGAGTTCTGCATCATCAACGTCGACAAGGCTCCCGGCGACAAGCAGATCCTGAACGATCGCGTCGGCGCTGCGGCACCGGGCGTGATCACCAAGCTCGGTCAGCTCAACGCTGCCAACGAGACCACCAACCTCACCATGTCCTGCGACACGGGTTTCGCGGATCTTCCGCCGACGGACTTCATCCAGGCCTCGTTGAACACGCTCACGTTCGCGAACCAGGACACGTTCGGCGCGCAGATCTTCAAGATCGTCGCGAGCAAGGACGTCCACGCGAACGGAACCAACAACAAGAAGGTGCAGCTCGCCAAGCCCCAGATCGAGGGCATCTTCAACGCATGGTCTGGGCAGACCACCTGCAGCTGGCAGCAGGTCGGCGCTGACTCGGGCACTCACCACGTGGCCGGTCCGCCGCTCTCCGGAACGGACATGAACGTGTGCTACCGCGCGCTCGGCTCGGGCACGCGAGAGGTGTTCCGCAACACGTGGGACGCGAATACCAAGGGCGATGCCAACCAGGGCCAGGGCAGCACGGTGGGCATCACGAACACCTGCGCTCAGCGGCTGGGCTCGATCACCGCGCCGGCGAACACGCCGTTCCGCAAGACTCTGATCGAGAACGGTGGAACGAACGACGTGAAGACGTGCGTGAGCACCAACCTGGGCGCAGTCGGCTACGTCGACGGGTTCATCAATACGGATCCCGCCAATCCCCTCTTCTATGGGGTTCCCGTCGACGGCGTGGACCCGGACACGAACGACCTGAAGCTGCTCACTCGCTGCGGCCTCTACCGGTACTGGGGCCCGCTCGCGGGCGGCACCGGCGGTCGCCTGGGTGGCATCGCCACGGATCCCAAGACGGGTCACCGCTTCGCGATGAAGGTGGCGCAGATCTTCGTGACCAACGAGTCATATCTGCCCTCGAACGGCCTGAACTACAACAAGACCGCAACCGACGGCGCGAGCGTCACTCAGTTCGTCTCGCCGGCGTTCCCCGCGGCCGATGCGTGCCCCGGGTCGATCAACCCGCCCGGCACCATTCCCGGTGTCGCTCCGTGATGTCTGAGACACACAGGCTCTAAAGAGAGCCTGGGCACTTCGGGGGCCTGGATCCGATTGCGGATCCAGGCCCCCTTCGCTTTTGAATCTCACGGTTCCTTCGCGAACGCGGAGAGACTCACACGCAACCTTCACAGAACCGAGAGATCTCCTTCACGAGAGCGCTACAGAGCAGGTGCTAGGTTGCCTGGGGATGCGGGGCCGGGAGCTCATTGCAGTTCTATTTGTCGTGGTGTCGTTCGCGCTCGCCCGGACGGCGAGCGCCGACGACGCCGGTGCGTCGACGTTCGCCTCGGGTGAGCGTCTGTACCGCACGCGCAAGTGGACGATGGACGAGATCCCGGTGCCGGCGCGACCCGTGGCGCGAGCTGCGCCCGAGGTCAAGGCTCCGAACGGCCCGGTCTTCGCGATCCGCCGCTTCGAGATCGTCGGAAACACTCTTCTGCCCAGGGACGAGGTCGACAAGACGCTCGCGCCCTACGTGACTCCCAAGGCGACCTTCGACACGATCGAGCAAGCGCGCGACGCGCTGCAGCAGCGCTACGCGAGCGACGGCTTCATCGCGGTGGCGGTCGGCGTGCCACCGCAGACCGTCGAGAGCGGGAGCGTGCGCCTCGACGTGGCCGAGGCGCGCATCGGCAACGTCACGGTCGAGAACGAAGGCCAGCGCTGGATCTCCGACGCACGCGTCCGTGCGCTGACTCCTCACATCCAGTCCGGCGCGATCCTGCGCGAGTCGGACCTGCGCCAGGACCTGACCGCGGCCAACACGAGCGCCGATCGCATCATCCGGCCGGTGCTGACCGCGGGCAAGCAGCCGGGGATCGTCGACGTGAAGCTGATCGTCGACGACCAGGCGCCCGTGCACGCCTCGGTGAATCTCGACAACGACCGCACCCCGGGATCGCCTCACTCCCGCCTCGAGACGAACTTCAACTACAACAACCTCTGGGACCTCGACCACGCGCTGGGTCTCACCTACATCACGTCTCCCACCGACTCCAGCGCGGTGCTGATCGGCACCGCCAACTACAGCGCGCCGATGCCCTGGAACCCGAACGAGCAGCTCATGGGTTACTGGGCCTACTCGGACACGTTCAGCAACGTGCCGCTGGTCCCGGGTCTGGGCAGCCTCGGCAACGGGCAGAGCTTCGGCCTGCGCTACAACGTCGCGGCGCCGGATTTCTCGGTCTGGGAGAAGCCGGTACGCGCCGGAATCACCGCGGGCGTCGACTACAAGGACATCCACAGCACGCTGCGGCAGGACTCGAACGACCCGAACCAGTCGGGCGCCGAGATCAAGACCCCGATCCGCTACCTCCCGTTCCTGCTCAACCTGTGGACGAGCTACACCGGCCGCGACGACTTCCTGGCCGCGTCGGTCGGCGATCACTGGAACTACGCAGGGCTCGTCTCGGGCGGCAGCAGCGACGACTTCCGCGCGAATCGCTCCGCGAACAACGTGGATGGCAACTACCACGTCATGGTGTGGACCGCCGACTGGCGGCACCGGCTCTCGATGGCCGACGGCGAGAGCTGGCTGGCCAACCTGAGTCAGTCGGCGCTCGGTCCGCTATGGCCGCACACGGGCATCCCTCCCGAAGCGATCGGCTTGTTCGACGACTGGGCGCTCAGCGTGCACGTCAACGGCCAGCTCGCGAGTCAGCCGCTGATTCCCACCGAGCAGTACGCCGCGGGCGGCGTGAGCAGCGTGCGCGGCTACCTGCAGAGCGAGATCTTCGGCGACTCCGCCTGGGCTTTCAACATCGAGCTCTGGACGCGCCGTTACTCGTTCCCGATCGGCGCGGCCGGCTATCCGTTCGACCTGCGGCCCTCGGCGTTCTGGGACCACGCCTGCATGCACAACCTCGATCCCGGCGAAGGCGAGAAGTCGGGTCAGTGCATGTCCTCGGTCGGTCTGGGGCTGCAGCTCGCGGTCACACGCTGGTTCACGGGTCAGCTTTATCTCGCCGACCCGCTCGACACCACCCCCAATACGACGGCCGGCAACGTCCGGCTCCATTTCCGCCTGACGGGCGGCTTCTGATCTCGGAGGACCCATGCACCACCGCGCCGCCCGATGCCTCTCTTTGGCCGCCGTTGTGACACTGTACTGTGTCACAGGCATCGCCTTCGCCGACGATGCGCAGCCTCCGAAGCCCTCCGACGCCGCGGCCGGCATGCTCGATGCGATGCGCGAGAAGGGCATCATCACCGAGGCCGAGTACGAGGATCTCTACAAACGCCAGGCCCTGTACGAGATGGAGCAGAAGGAGGCCTCGGCGCTGCCCGCCTGGCTGCGCGACTGGACCTTCGGCGGTGACGCCGGCGTGCGCTTCGACGAAGTCGACCGCGGCGGCAAGATCAAGCTGAACAAGCCGCTCTTCTCGAGCCAGGACCCGGTGAATCTCACCGACGGGACCGCGAGCGCGAAGCGCGACCGCTTCCGCTTCCGGCTGCGGCTCGGCGCCGAGCGCAAGCTCGGCGACGATTTCCTGGTCGGCTTCCGGATCGCCACGGCCCAGGCCAGCGCCTTCGGCGTCGACGCGAGCAGCCAGAACACGCTCGGCGTCAACTTCTCGCGCCGCTTCAACACGGACCCCCGGTCCGCGTGGGTGACGGCGGGTGACTACTTCGCGCCGAAGGGCATTGCGGTCGACCGGATCTACATCCAGTGGGCGCCGCACCTCGTCGACGGCCTCTCCTTCCAGGTCGGCAAGATGGAGAACGCTTTCTGGTCGCGTGACTTCTCCGGCGACATCATGGTCTGGGACCACGACATCAGCCCCGAGGGCGGGCTGATCCAGTACGGCCACAGCTTCTTCGGCGAGCGAATGTGGGTGCACGTGCGCGGGTCGTACTTCCAGGTCGACGAGGTCCCGAACGCGACCATCCCGGGTCCGCTGCCCGCCACCGACGGCAGCTCGACCTTCCCGCCCGACGTGGACGAGAAGGACCCGTTCATGTACGCGGCACAGGTCGATTTCTCGGGCGACGTGACTCCCTGGCTGCGCGCAGGTGCGCGCGTGTCCTACTACGACGTGAAGGACGTGAACATGCGGTTTGCCGCCGCGAGCGAGGATCTCGGAAACGGCGGCGCGTCGATCAAGAACAACCCGCTGCTCGCGATCTTCACGCCGGCGCTCACCGACGGCCGCTCGCGGGGTGAGATGCGCGAGATCGTCTACGACATGTTCATGAAGTTCACGCCCTGGGAAGGCTGGTCGCTCACGCCGTGGTTCCAGCTCACGCACATGTTCGAGGTGTCGAGCGAGAACTACGGCTACGACACCGGCTTCGACCTCCTCGCGCCCACCAATACCAAGCTCACCTTCATGTGGGCGTCGATGCCGAGGAACGGGACGATGGCGGTGTTCACCGACTCCGACTTCTTCGACGGCTACACGAACGCGCGCGGCTGGGGGCTCAGCCTGGAGCAGGCGATCAACCGCTGGGTGTCGCTGCGCGGCAGCTATCTCTCGTCCACCGAGCGCAGCAAGAACTGCGGCGCTTTCGAAGGCTCGGGAGCGAGCCAGCTCTGTGACACCGCCTTCTGGGGAGGCACCCCACCTTCCGCGCTCGGCAACTTCCGCCGCCAGGTCCTCGACCGGGATCGCATCCTGGTCGACCTCTTGGTCAAGTTCTGACTCCCGTGCGAACGCTGGCAGTCACACTCGCGTTCGCGCTGACTCTCGCGAGCTCGCTCTCGTGCAAGCCCGAGGACCCGGCCCCGCTCGAAGCCGAGCGCGCGAAGCTTTTGGAGAGCACGGTCCCGAAGGACGACTACTGGCGCGAGGTCGAGCGCAAAGGAAGCGCGCTCAAGACCCAGAAGGCCGCGGCTCAGCGCAGCGCGCGCGCCGCCGCGGACCGAGCGCAGATCGAGCCCGCCATCGAGCAGATGCGCAAGGCGCTTGCCGACGCCAAGCAAGTCAATGCGCAGGTCGAGGAGCAGGTCGCCGGCCTGGACGCGCAGAGCAAGAAGCTGCACGCGCGCCAGCAGGAGCTGGAGAGCTATCTCGCGCGCACCGGTCCGCCCGACGTCGGGGCCAAGAAGCCGTGACTCGCCGCGCCGGCGCGCTCGTGCTCGCGCTGCTGCTGCTCGGCTGCGGCGAGGACAAGGTCACTCCGCTGCGCGAAGAGATCGCGAAGCTGAAGAAGGAGCGCGTGCCCGCCGAGCAGCTCGAGACGGCCAAGAAGGAGGCCGGCGAGGCCGAGACGTCGCGAGACGCGGCGCTTGCGCGCGCGGATGCCGACGAGGCCGGGATCGCCGCGCAGCGCGCGGAGCTCGAGCGCCTGCGTGGCGCCCTGCAGCACGAGGTGGACCGGAACACGGAGCTGAGAGCGGCCATCGACGCGCGCCAGCAGCCGCTCGCGAACGCCGTGTCGGGAGTCAATGACCTCGAGGTGCGCGCGAACGAGCGGCGCCGCTATCTGACGACGCTGCGCGATCAGGCGAAGGCGCTCGCGAAGGCGCTCACGCCCGAAGACCCCGCCTGGGCCGACAAGCGCCGGCTCGCGGCCGTCGGCGACTTCGAGCGCGCGCTTCGGGAGCAGCTCCCCGGCGAGCCACAGGTCCAGGACCTGGGCCGGCAGCTGGTGGCGACCCCGCCCGACAAGGCGGCGCTCGTCGCTTCGCTGCAGTCCGTCGCCGAGCTCCTGGACCGCAGGGTCGGGGAGGCGGCCTCGGCGGCCGCCGCAACGGGCAAATGACCGCGTCGCTCGCGCAGCGACTCACTCGGCTCGCGCCCGGCCTCGTGCTGGTGGCGTGCGCCGCCGTGCTGTACGCGCGCAGCCTGTCCGCGCCGTTCGTGTTCGATGACCTGCCCTCGATCGTCGAGAACCAGAACGTCCGGGCGCTGTGGCCGCTCTCGCGCGCGCTCGGCTCTCCTGCGCAGTCGAGCGTCGCCGGGCGTCCGCTCGCCAGCCTGTCTTTCGCCGTCAGCTACGCCGCGTTCGGGCTCGATCCGCGGGGCTGGCGCGCGCTGAACGTGGCGCTGCACGCCGCGTGCGCGCTGCTGCTGTTCGGCCTGGTGCGACGCAGCCTCGAGCGAGTCACCGAGCGCGCCGGACTCGCCGGCTCGGCGCGCGGCCTCGCGTTCGCGAGCGCGCTGTTGTGGACCGTCCATCCGCTCGTGACCGAGTCGGTGGCCTACGTGACTCAGCGGACGGAGCTGCTCGTGGCGCTGGCGCTCCTCGGGAGTCACTACGCCGCCGTGCGCGGCTTCGAGCGCGAGCGCGCCGCTGAGTCGCCAGTGGCCTGGTTCGCGCTCGCGCTGGCCGCGGTCTGGCTGGGCGTGGGCGCGAAGGAGACCATGGTCGCCGCGCCGCCGCTGCTCTTGCTCTACGACCGTGCGTTCGCCTCCGGCAGCTTCGCGCAGGCGCTGCGCCGGCACCGCGCGGTGCACCTGGGGGCGTTCGCGAGCTGGCTGGCGCTGGGGGCGCTGCTCGCCATGGGTCCGCGCGACGCGACCGTGGGTTTCGGGCTGCCGATCTCCGCCGCGAGCTACGCGCTGACGCAGATCGGTGTCGTGGCCTGGTATCTCCGCCTTGCGCTCTGGCCCGCGCCACTGGTGATCGCGCACGACTGGCCCGTGGCGACCGGTCTTTCGGACGTGTGGCCGGCGCTCTGCGTGGTCGCCCCGCTGGTCGCGGCCAGCGTCTGGGCATGCGTGCGGCGGCCGCAGCTCGGATTCCTGGGCGCGTGGCTGTTCGGGATCCTTGCGCCCACCTCGAGCGTCGTGCCGATCGTCTCGGAGCTCGCCGCCGAGCGCCGCATGTATCTCCCGCTCGCGGCGATCGTGGTGGCTGCCGTGCTGGCCGGCCACTCACTCCTGCGCGCGCGCGTTCCGCGTGGCGCGTTCGCGGCCCTCACCGCCGCCGCCGCACTCGCGCTCGCCGTGACGAGCGCTGCGCGGCTGGAGCTGTATCGCTCGACGATCACGCTCTGGTCACAGGTGCTCGAAATCTATCCCGAGCACCGGCTGCGTGACCGCATCGAGACCACGATCGGGCTCGAGCTCGCGCGCGAGCAGCGGCTCGCGGACGCGCTGCCGCACCTGCAGCGCGCCGCCGACCTGCGCCCGAGCGCGGCCGAGAACTGGGCCAACCTGGCGCGCGCGCACTTCATGATGGGTGACCTCGAGAAGGCTGCCGTGGAGTACCGGCAGGCGGTCGAGGCCAACCCGATCGACGGCGCTCAGCGGGGCAACCTGGGCCTGACCCTGGCCAAGCTGCAGCGCTGGCAGGAGGCGGAGCCCGAGCTCGAGCGGGCTCTCGAGCTGGATCCCGGAAACTCGACCGCGCGCACCGTGCTGGCCCGCGTGCTGGTTCACCTGGGGGAGGCGCAGGTCCTGGCCGGCGACCTGCCGGGGGCGATCCCGCGCTTCCAACGGGCCATCAGCCTCGACCCCAAGTTCTCCGCCGCGCAGCAGGACCTGGTCGAGACACTGATGCGCATGCGCCTCAAAGGAGCGCAGATGCCGGCGGTCGGCGAAGGACCGCACACGCCTTCGTG is a window encoding:
- a CDS encoding POTRA domain-containing protein; translated protein: MRGRELIAVLFVVVSFALARTASADDAGASTFASGERLYRTRKWTMDEIPVPARPVARAAPEVKAPNGPVFAIRRFEIVGNTLLPRDEVDKTLAPYVTPKATFDTIEQARDALQQRYASDGFIAVAVGVPPQTVESGSVRLDVAEARIGNVTVENEGQRWISDARVRALTPHIQSGAILRESDLRQDLTAANTSADRIIRPVLTAGKQPGIVDVKLIVDDQAPVHASVNLDNDRTPGSPHSRLETNFNYNNLWDLDHALGLTYITSPTDSSAVLIGTANYSAPMPWNPNEQLMGYWAYSDTFSNVPLVPGLGSLGNGQSFGLRYNVAAPDFSVWEKPVRAGITAGVDYKDIHSTLRQDSNDPNQSGAEIKTPIRYLPFLLNLWTSYTGRDDFLAASVGDHWNYAGLVSGGSSDDFRANRSANNVDGNYHVMVWTADWRHRLSMADGESWLANLSQSALGPLWPHTGIPPEAIGLFDDWALSVHVNGQLASQPLIPTEQYAAGGVSSVRGYLQSEIFGDSAWAFNIELWTRRYSFPIGAAGYPFDLRPSAFWDHACMHNLDPGEGEKSGQCMSSVGLGLQLAVTRWFTGQLYLADPLDTTPNTTAGNVRLHFRLTGGF
- a CDS encoding putative porin is translated as MTLYCVTGIAFADDAQPPKPSDAAAGMLDAMREKGIITEAEYEDLYKRQALYEMEQKEASALPAWLRDWTFGGDAGVRFDEVDRGGKIKLNKPLFSSQDPVNLTDGTASAKRDRFRFRLRLGAERKLGDDFLVGFRIATAQASAFGVDASSQNTLGVNFSRRFNTDPRSAWVTAGDYFAPKGIAVDRIYIQWAPHLVDGLSFQVGKMENAFWSRDFSGDIMVWDHDISPEGGLIQYGHSFFGERMWVHVRGSYFQVDEVPNATIPGPLPATDGSSTFPPDVDEKDPFMYAAQVDFSGDVTPWLRAGARVSYYDVKDVNMRFAAASEDLGNGGASIKNNPLLAIFTPALTDGRSRGEMREIVYDMFMKFTPWEGWSLTPWFQLTHMFEVSSENYGYDTGFDLLAPTNTKLTFMWASMPRNGTMAVFTDSDFFDGYTNARGWGLSLEQAINRWVSLRGSYLSSTERSKNCGAFEGSGASQLCDTAFWGGTPPSALGNFRRQVLDRDRILVDLLVKF
- a CDS encoding tetratricopeptide repeat protein, whose protein sequence is MTASLAQRLTRLAPGLVLVACAAVLYARSLSAPFVFDDLPSIVENQNVRALWPLSRALGSPAQSSVAGRPLASLSFAVSYAAFGLDPRGWRALNVALHAACALLLFGLVRRSLERVTERAGLAGSARGLAFASALLWTVHPLVTESVAYVTQRTELLVALALLGSHYAAVRGFERERAAESPVAWFALALAAVWLGVGAKETMVAAPPLLLLYDRAFASGSFAQALRRHRAVHLGAFASWLALGALLAMGPRDATVGFGLPISAASYALTQIGVVAWYLRLALWPAPLVIAHDWPVATGLSDVWPALCVVAPLVAASVWACVRRPQLGFLGAWLFGILAPTSSVVPIVSELAAERRMYLPLAAIVVAAVLAGHSLLRARVPRGAFAALTAAAALALAVTSAARLELYRSTITLWSQVLEIYPEHRLRDRIETTIGLELAREQRLADALPHLQRAADLRPSAAENWANLARAHFMMGDLEKAAVEYRQAVEANPIDGAQRGNLGLTLAKLQRWQEAEPELERALELDPGNSTARTVLARVLVHLGEAQVLAGDLPGAIPRFQRAISLDPKFSAAQQDLVETLMRMRLKGAQMPAVGEGPHTPS